From the genome of Sediminibacter sp. Hel_I_10:
TTTTTATAATGTATTAGCCACAATGCATACACCAGATCAATTTGAAGGGGCAGATGTTATTGCAGAGTTTTACAAACGCAACTTAAGAATGTATACCAATTTCTCAGACATCCCAGTGACCAAAGCGGATAGAGTATTGATTGTGATGGGCGCAACTCATACAGCGTATTTTGATATTTTTATAGCAAACAGTTCAAAATATACACTGGAAAATGCGAGTGACTATACCCAGTATGCCAGTGAGCAATAAATCCTATCAATGTCTAAGTTTTGAATAGTTTTCGGCCCTATGACTATGAGAAACAAAGCGTAGATAAGAAAACGAATGAACAGCTGAGACCAAAATAAAAGCCTGCAAACACGAAGTCTACAGGCTTTTGGCTATGAATCAATAGGGATTACATAGGGATTATTTTAAAGCTTCTAATAATTTTTCAGCAACTCCGGTTGAAGATGCTGGGTTCTGGCCTGTAATCAAAAGACCATCTTGCAACACATATGGTTCCCAGTTGTCGCCATTAGAATACTTAGCGCCACTTTCAATCAACATATCTTCTACCAACAATGGCACAACATCGGTTAATCCTACGGCTGCTTCTTCTTTGTTTGAAAATCCAGTCACTTTTTTACCTTTCACCAACAGCGTCCCATCACTGTTTTTAACGCCTTTTAAGGCAGCAGGGGCGTGGCATACAAATGCTACGGGCTTATCTTGGCTATAGAATTTTTCTATTAAAGCAATAGAAGTGCTATCGTTGGCCAAATCCCATAATGGACCGTGACCTCCTGGATAAAACACCGCGTCAAAATCATCTGGATTCATATCCGATAATTTTTTGGTGTCGGCAATACGTGCCTGCGCTTGTTCGTCTTTATCATAACGCTTAGTGGCTTCTGTAGCCGCATCTGGAGCATCACTGGTTGGGTCTACTGGTGCAGCGCCTCCTTTTGGCGTCGCAATGGTAATGTGTGCGCCTTTATCTAATAAGGTGTAATATGGGCTAGCAAATTCTTCTACCCAAAATCCTGTTTTCTTTCCGGTATCTCCCAATTGATCGTGAGATGTTAATACAAATAATACATTCATGTCTTTGTCTTGTTTTATAGTTGTGGTGTCTTCTGAAACCTTTTCAGAAGAACTTTCTTTTGTCGTTTGCTTACAGCTGGATGCTGTAAGGATCGTGAGCGCTATGGCTAATGATGGAAAAATTCTCATAACTACGGCTTAATAGGCCATTTTTACAATCTTTTCCACCTGATCTGGTGATAAGGACTGGTGTTCCCCTAATCCTTTCCAACCACGGTCTGTAAAGCGTTTTGATATTTTTTCTGCAGTCCCTTCATAGTCCTTGGTGTAATCTGATAACTTAGTATCAATGCCTAGGTCATGAAAGAAGGCTACCGTTTTTTCTATGGCTGCGTAAGCCTTATCATCGGTACTGCCTTCGGTAACATTCCAAACACGTTCTGCATACTGGGCTAGTTTTTCTTTCTTAGTCTCAAAGTTGAATTTGTAATGGCTCGGCGCAATAACGGCTAGGGTACGGGCGTGATCAATTCCAAATAAAGCGGTGAGTTCATGACCCATAGCGTGTACCGCCCAATCGGTTGGAACACCTTTTTGAATGAGGCCGTTTAAGGCCATCGTACAACTCCACATAAAATTAGAGGCTGCTTTGTAATCTGTTGGATCTTTCAACACCCGAGGCGCTACTTCAATAAGTGTTTGTAAAATGCTCTCGGCAAAACGATCTTGTAATAAAGCACCAATCGGGTAAGTCATGTATTGCTCTAAAACGTGGGTAAATGCATCGGTCAATCCATTTGCCAATTGACG
Proteins encoded in this window:
- a CDS encoding type 1 glutamine amidotransferase domain-containing protein, translating into MRIFPSLAIALTILTASSCKQTTKESSSEKVSEDTTTIKQDKDMNVLFVLTSHDQLGDTGKKTGFWVEEFASPYYTLLDKGAHITIATPKGGAAPVDPTSDAPDAATEATKRYDKDEQAQARIADTKKLSDMNPDDFDAVFYPGGHGPLWDLANDSTSIALIEKFYSQDKPVAFVCHAPAALKGVKNSDGTLLVKGKKVTGFSNKEEAAVGLTDVVPLLVEDMLIESGAKYSNGDNWEPYVLQDGLLITGQNPASSTGVAEKLLEALK
- a CDS encoding iron-containing alcohol dehydrogenase translates to MNNFEFHNPTKIIFGKDTIKQLDSQIPKDVKVLLLYGGGSIKKNGIYDQVKSALSALDVVEFGGIPANPEYAKLMEALNVIKDEKITYLLAVGGGSVIDGTKFLSAAALYDGDTPWDILTQNIRTEKGMPFGTVLTLPATGSEMNSGSVITREETQEKLAMGGPGLFPVFSILDPQVITSIPERQLANGLTDAFTHVLEQYMTYPIGALLQDRFAESILQTLIEVAPRVLKDPTDYKAASNFMWSCTMALNGLIQKGVPTDWAVHAMGHELTALFGIDHARTLAVIAPSHYKFNFETKKEKLAQYAERVWNVTEGSTDDKAYAAIEKTVAFFHDLGIDTKLSDYTKDYEGTAEKISKRFTDRGWKGLGEHQSLSPDQVEKIVKMAY